Proteins from a genomic interval of Massilia sp. KIM:
- the fliH gene encoding flagellar assembly protein FliH has translation MIPKEQQSAYQRWEMTSFDEERRQNARRLAEQYAPAPAPVPEAAPQVVLPSVEEIEAMREAARQEGYAQGLAEGREQGYAEGRAQGYADGAEAGQQEAAAEVQHMRAIAASFGDAVAAADETIAADVLELALRLARGMVRTAFEVRPELIVPIVRDAIAYLPVLQQPATLILHPQDALIVREGMADELNKGGWRIVEDASMGRGGCKVETASNQIDAQAQARWSRLTHALGANVDWMGP, from the coding sequence ATGATTCCGAAAGAACAGCAAAGCGCCTACCAGCGCTGGGAAATGACCAGCTTCGACGAGGAGCGCCGCCAGAACGCGCGCCGCCTCGCCGAGCAGTACGCCCCTGCCCCGGCCCCCGTGCCGGAAGCGGCGCCCCAGGTGGTGCTGCCCAGCGTCGAGGAAATCGAAGCCATGCGCGAGGCGGCGCGCCAGGAGGGCTATGCCCAGGGCCTGGCCGAGGGCCGCGAGCAGGGTTACGCCGAGGGCCGCGCCCAGGGCTATGCCGACGGCGCCGAAGCCGGCCAGCAGGAAGCCGCCGCCGAAGTCCAGCACATGCGCGCCATCGCCGCCAGCTTCGGCGACGCGGTCGCCGCGGCCGACGAGACCATCGCCGCCGACGTGCTGGAACTGGCCCTGCGCCTGGCGCGCGGCATGGTGCGCACCGCCTTCGAGGTGCGCCCGGAACTGATCGTGCCCATCGTGCGCGACGCCATCGCCTACCTGCCGGTGCTGCAGCAGCCGGCCACCCTGATCCTCCACCCCCAGGACGCCCTGATCGTGCGCGAAGGCATGGCCGACGAGCTGAACAAGGGCGGCTGGCGCATCGTCGAGGACGCGAGCATGGGGCGCGGCGGCTGCAAGGTGGAAACCGCCAGCAACCAGATCGACGCCCAGGCCCAGGCGCGCTGGAGCCGCCTTACCCATGCCCTGGGGGCCAACGTGGACTGGATGGGACCCTGA